The Verrucomicrobiia bacterium genome segment AAGCTGGTGCCGGAGGGATTGCAGAACTTTGCCGAATGGCTGGTGGAGTCGTTGTACGAGTTCCTCGAGGGCATCATCGGCACCGATCTGGTGAAGCGCACCTTCTGGTTCTTTGCCACGATCTTCATCATGATTCTGGCCATGAACTGGGTGGGGCTCATCCCGGGCGTGGGCACCGTCGGGTGGGGGGTGGCGACGTCCACGGGGTTTCAGTTGACCTCCCCCTGGTTTCGCGGCGCGAACGCGGACCTGAACACGACGCTCGCGATGGCCATGGTGTTCTTCATCTTCTGGGTCATCTGGGCGGTCCAGTCCAACGGGTTCGGCGGGTTCATCCGCCACCTGTTCGGCGTGAAGGGGGACTCGTCAGGGATCATGAAGCTGGTGATGGTCGTGGTCTTTTTTGCGGTGGGTATCCTGGAGGTGGTCTCGATCCTGTTTCGTCCGGTCTCCCTGAGTTTCCGCCTCTACGGGAACGTGTTCGCCGGCGAGAACATGCTGGAGACGATGACCCACCTGGGGGGCCCGTACTTCGGATGGCTCCTTCCCCTGCCGTTTTACGGCATGGAGCTGCTCGTCGGCCTGGTTCAGGCCCTGGTGTTCATGCTGCTGACCGCGGTGTTCACGCTGCTCATCTGCACGCATGACGAGGAGGAACATGGCCATGGCAAGGCGGAGGAGGCCCACTGAATCCACATTTTGGCCGTCAGACGGTGGCACGACTGCCGGGGCGGCCCGTAACAACCAAGAGAAAGAGAAAGTTCAACTATGCTCCCCCTGTTCGCTGAAATGACCGGCAACATTCACGTCGCGGCTGCCGCGGCCGGTGCCGCGATTGGCGTGGGAATGATCGGCATGAAGGCTTCGGAGGCGGTCGGCCGGAATCCCGGTGCCGCCACCAAGATCCTCGTGCAGGCGATCCTGAGCACCGCCTTCGCCGAAGGCATCGTGTTCTTCGCCATCTTCCTCGCGAGGTGATCATTCCGGGTGCCGGGCGGCTGTCCGGCACCCCCAGACTTTTCCCGTCCATGAGCGCCCTCCCCATGCTGATTGCCGCCGAAGGCGGTCTGCTGCAGATCGCCCGGCAGACCGGTGAGCAGTTTGGCTTCAATACGCCGCTGTTCCTTTCGCAGTGCGTCAGCTTCGTCATCGTCGCCTTCCTGCTGCACCGCTTCGCGTACCGGCCCATCCTCGCCCAGCTGGAGCTGCGGCGTCAGAAGATCGCCGAGGGGCTCGCCAACGCCGAGAAGGCGGCGCGCGAGCTCGCCAATGCGCAGTCGAAGGCCCAGGAAGTGATCGGCGAGGCCGGCCAGAAGGCGGCGAAAATCATCGAGGAGGCCCGCGCCGCCGCCGGGGTCGTCGCCGAGCAGGAGCGCCAGAGGGCGATCGCCGACGCCCAGAACATCCTGGCCAAGGCCCGGGAGGCCGGTGATGCCGAGGTGGCCCGGCTGAAGGGCGAATTGAGGCAGGAATTCGGCCGTCTGGTGGTCGCCGCCGCGGACCGCTCCACCGGGCAGGTGCTGACCGCCGACCAGAAGGGGCGCCTCGCCGACGAGGCCGTTCGCCAGCTCACCGCCTGAGGCGCCAGCACCGCTCTTCCCGGACCCCATGAAGACCTCGAAACAGGCCCGCCGCGACGGTCGCGACCTGTTCAACGCCTGCCGAGTGAACGGGGTGCTGGACGAGGGCCGCGTGCGGGAGGCCGTCTCCCGGGTGATTGCCGCCAAGCCCCGGGGCTATGCCGCCCTGCTGGGTCACTTTCAGCGCCTCGTGAAGCTCGACATCGCCCGCCGCACGGCGCGGGTCGAGAACGCGGTGGAGACCTCCCCGGCCCTGATGACCTCCATTGAGGAGCAACTGGTCCGGTTGTACGGACCCGGACTCAACATCACCTACTGGATCAATCCCGCCCTGATTGCCGGGGTGAAGATTCGCGTGGGCAGCGACATTTTCGATGGCAGCGTGGCCGGACGTCTCGCCGCACTGGGCGATTCCCTGTAGCCGCCCGCCGCCCCCCCAGATTTTCCCAGTTTTCAAATTCAGATTCCCGCGATGAGCACAATCCTCCAGGAGATCGAAGCGCAGATCGCCGGCGTGAAGACGTCGGTTGCCAGGCAGAATGTCGGCGTGGTCCGGGAAGCCTCGGACGGCGTGGCCAAGGTCGAGGGCCTCACGGACGCGATGCTCAACGAAATGCTGGACTTCGGTGACGGGGTGGTCGGCCTGGCGCTGAACCTCGAGGAAACCGAGGTCGGCGTCATCATCCTGGGGGATTACCTCGGGGTGAAGGAGGGCACCGAGGTGCGCACCACCGGCAAACTGCTGTCCGTGCCCGTCGGGAAGGGCCTGCTGGGCCGGGTGGTGGACACCCTCGGACGACCGCTGGACGGCAAGGGTCCGGTGATCAGCGACACGGCGTATCCGGTGGAGAACATCGCCCCGGGCATCGTGAAGCGGAAGTCGGTGACCCAGCCCCTGCAGACGGGCATCATGGCGATTGACGCCATGATCCCGATCGGACGCGGCCAGCGCGAACTGATCATCGGCGACCGGTCCACCGGCAAGACGACCATCGGCGTGGACACCATGATCAACCAGGCGCGGATCAACCAGGTGGGCCGGGCCTCCGGGGATCCCGCGTTCCGCCCGGTGTACAACATCTACGTCGCCGTCGGGCAAAAGCAGTCCAACATCGCGCGCGTCGTCGCGGAACTGGAGAAGGCCGGGGCGCTGGAGGACACCATCGTCGTGGCCGCTTCCGCCTCGGACTCGGCGGCCAACCAGTATCTGGCGCCGTTCTCCGGCGCGGCGATGGGCGAGTGGTTCATGGACAACGGCATGGATGCCCTGATCATCTTTGACGATCTTTCCAAGCAGGCGGTGGCCTACCGCCAGGTATCGCTGGTCCTGAAACGTCCGTCGGGCCGTGAAGCCTACCCGGGCGACGTCTTCTACCTCCACAGCCGCCTGTTGGAGCGGTCGGCGCGGGTCAATGAGAAGAACGGCAACGGCTCCCTGACCGCGCTGCCGATCATCGAGACGCAGGCGGGTGACGTCTCGGCCTACATCCCCACCAACGTCATCTCCATCACCGACGGGCAGATCTACCTGGAGACCGATTTGTTCTACCAGGGCGTGCGTCCGGCCATCTCGGTCGGCCTCTCGGTGTCGCGGGTCGGCTCGGCCGCCCAGATCAAGGCCATGAAGCAGGTCGCGGGCAAGATCAAGCTGGACCTCGCCCAGTATCGCGAACTGGCGGCCTTTGCCCAGTTCGGGTCGGATCTCGATGCCAAGACCCAGGCGACGCTGGAGCGCGGCAAGCGGATTGTGGAGCTGTTCAAGCAGAACCAGTACAACCCGATCCCGGTCGAGGTGCAGGTGGCGGTGCTGTGGACCATGCAGAACGCGCTCCTGGACGACGTCCCGGTGGAGAAGGTGAAGGATTTCCAGGGCCGGCTCACCGACTTCCTGGGCACCCGCAAGGCCGCCCTGTTGGAACGGATCCGCAACGAGAAGGCGGTCAGCGATGCGCTGGCCGGCGAGCTCAAGTCGGCGGTGACCGAGTTCAAGCAAAGCTACCGCTGATCCTGCGGCGTCGCGGTCCGGCCGCGCGCCCCACTGAACCATGCCCAGCACACGCGACATCCGGCGCCGCATCAAGTCGGTCAAGAGCACGGCGCAGATCACCAAGGCGATGCAGATGGTCGCCTCGGCCAAGATGCGCCGGGCGCAGATGGCCGCGCTGGCCGGACGTCCCTACGCGGCGTTGATGAACGAGGTTCTGGCGGCGGCCACGGCCGGCGCCGGCGAGTTTTCGCATCCGCTGATGGAGGTGCGTCCGGTGCGCCGGCGGGCGCTGGTGTTGATCACCACCGACAAGGG includes the following:
- a CDS encoding F0F1 ATP synthase subunit delta, encoding MKTSKQARRDGRDLFNACRVNGVLDEGRVREAVSRVIAAKPRGYAALLGHFQRLVKLDIARRTARVENAVETSPALMTSIEEQLVRLYGPGLNITYWINPALIAGVKIRVGSDIFDGSVAGRLAALGDSL
- a CDS encoding F0F1 ATP synthase subunit A, with the translated sequence MRWLQIVLALALWTAVPGLALGAASVGAGDAHGGEHHEEGLPADAPWIFRIGPLDINNSTLMMFGVAALLILGAQLATRNLKLVPEGLQNFAEWLVESLYEFLEGIIGTDLVKRTFWFFATIFIMILAMNWVGLIPGVGTVGWGVATSTGFQLTSPWFRGANADLNTTLAMAMVFFIFWVIWAVQSNGFGGFIRHLFGVKGDSSGIMKLVMVVVFFAVGILEVVSILFRPVSLSFRLYGNVFAGENMLETMTHLGGPYFGWLLPLPFYGMELLVGLVQALVFMLLTAVFTLLICTHDEEEHGHGKAEEAH
- the atpF gene encoding F0F1 ATP synthase subunit B gives rise to the protein MSALPMLIAAEGGLLQIARQTGEQFGFNTPLFLSQCVSFVIVAFLLHRFAYRPILAQLELRRQKIAEGLANAEKAARELANAQSKAQEVIGEAGQKAAKIIEEARAAAGVVAEQERQRAIADAQNILAKAREAGDAEVARLKGELRQEFGRLVVAAADRSTGQVLTADQKGRLADEAVRQLTA
- a CDS encoding ATPase; translated protein: MLPLFAEMTGNIHVAAAAAGAAIGVGMIGMKASEAVGRNPGAATKILVQAILSTAFAEGIVFFAIFLAR
- the atpA gene encoding F0F1 ATP synthase subunit alpha, whose amino-acid sequence is MSTILQEIEAQIAGVKTSVARQNVGVVREASDGVAKVEGLTDAMLNEMLDFGDGVVGLALNLEETEVGVIILGDYLGVKEGTEVRTTGKLLSVPVGKGLLGRVVDTLGRPLDGKGPVISDTAYPVENIAPGIVKRKSVTQPLQTGIMAIDAMIPIGRGQRELIIGDRSTGKTTIGVDTMINQARINQVGRASGDPAFRPVYNIYVAVGQKQSNIARVVAELEKAGALEDTIVVAASASDSAANQYLAPFSGAAMGEWFMDNGMDALIIFDDLSKQAVAYRQVSLVLKRPSGREAYPGDVFYLHSRLLERSARVNEKNGNGSLTALPIIETQAGDVSAYIPTNVISITDGQIYLETDLFYQGVRPAISVGLSVSRVGSAAQIKAMKQVAGKIKLDLAQYRELAAFAQFGSDLDAKTQATLERGKRIVELFKQNQYNPIPVEVQVAVLWTMQNALLDDVPVEKVKDFQGRLTDFLGTRKAALLERIRNEKAVSDALAGELKSAVTEFKQSYR